The proteins below are encoded in one region of Thermothelomyces thermophilus ATCC 42464 chromosome 1, complete sequence:
- a CDS encoding Aldo/keto reductase-like protein yields the protein MPSPVIKLNSGYDMPQVGFGLWKVDNSVAADVVYNAIKAGYRLFDGACDYGNEVECGKGIARAISEGIVKREDLFIVSKLWNTFHDAERVEPIVKKQLADWGIDYFDLYLIHFPVALEYVDPSVRYPPGWFYDGKSEIRTSKATIQETWTAMESLVAKGLTKSIGISNFQAQLIYDLLRYAKIRPATLQIEHHPYLVQQELLNLAKQEGIAVTAYSSFGPASFLEFNMQHAVKLTPLIEDETIKKIAAKYNREPAQVLLRWATQRGLAVIPKTTRPALMASNFQCTDFDLSEEDIATISSFDRGIRFNQPSNYFPTEYLWIFG from the exons ATGCCGTCACCTGTCATCAAGCTCAACAGCGGCTATGACATGCCCCAGGTGGGCTTCGGCCTCTGGAAGGTCGACAATTCCGTTGCCGCGGACGTCGTCTACAACGCCATCAAGGCCGGCTACCGCCTCTTCGATGGCGCTTGCG ACTACGGCAACGAGGTCGAGTGCGGCAAGGGTATCGCGCGCGCCATCTCGGAGGGCATTGTGAAGCGTGAGGACCTCTTCATCGTGTCCAAGCTCTGGAACACCTTCCACGACGCCGAGCGCGTCGAGCCCATCGTCAAGAAGCAGCTCGCCGACTGGGGCATTGACTACTTCGACCTCTACCTCATCCACTTCCCTGTCGCCCTCGAGTACGTCGACCCCTCGGTCCGCTACCCGCCCGGTTGGTTCTACGATGGCAAGAGCGAGATCCGCACCAGCAAGGCCACCATCCAGGAGACCTGGACTGCCATGGAGTCCCTTGTCGCCAAGGGCCTCACCAAGAGCATCGGTATTTCCAACTTCCAGGCCCAGCTGATCTACGACCTCCTGCGGTACGCCAAGATCCGCCCGGCCACCCTCCAGATCGAGCACCACCCCTACCTCGTCCAGCAGGAGCTGCTCAACCTCGCCAAGCAGGAGGGCATCGCCGTCACCGCCTACAGCTCCTTCGGCCCCGCCAGCTTCCTCGAGTTCAACATGCAGCACGCCGTCAAGCTCACCCCCCTTATCGAGGACGAGACCATCAAGAAGATCGCCGCCAAGTACAACCGCGAGCCCGCCCAAGTCCTGCTCCGCTGGGCCACTCAGCGTGGCCTGGCCGTCATCCCCAAGACCACCCGCCCCGCCCTCATGGCCTCCAACTTCCAGTGCACCGACTTTGATCTCTCCGAGGAGGACATCGCCACCATCTCGTCCTTCGACCGCG